The Coprobacillus cateniformis DNA window ACAATGCTTTCTAACAAAGTGATTAAATTTTTTAAAAGGGTTTGACAAAGAAACGCTATAAAATACATAATCTCTTAACCAAGCACCTAAAGTTATGTGCCATCTTTGCCAAAACTCATTAATACTTTTGGCAAAGAAAGGCTGTCTAAAGTTCTCTGGTAAATTGACACTAAAAATCTGTGCACTACCTCTAACAATATCCATTGCTCCTGAAAATTCTGTATACAATTGAATCGTATAAAAAATAACTGCTATAATCACACTTAATCCCGAAAATTTTGTATAATCATTAAAAACATGGTTTACTAACATATTTGCTCTGTCTGCAATGACAATTTTTTTAAACATTCCCCATAGAATGAGTTGGGCACCCTGTGTTAAATTTACATAATGAAATGAATGTCCTTCAAACAATTGCTGAGCAACTTGATCATATCGTGCAATAGGCCCCTCTACAATAGTTGGAAAGAATGCTAAGAATAGAGCAACTCTTCCAAAATTTCTATCAGCCTTATATTTACCTCTATAAACATCAATAACATAACTTACTGCTTGTAATGTATAGAAAGATATTCCAAGTGGTAAAAATAATTTTAGCATTGGAATATGCATATTCATATGATCTAATAAAGCAAAATTGAGTACATCTCCAAAAAAATTAAAATACTTTAAAAATGCTAATGTTCCAATGTTAATCAATAACATTAAAATCATTACCATTTTCTTTTGCCATAATAATTTCTCTTTAAATGACTTCTTTTGATCTCTATCTAATAATTTCTTAACACTTTGAAATAAGTCATTAATTTTATCTAGCCATATTGCACTTAAATAAACAGTTAATGTTGTCATGAAAAGAAAAACAATTAACCATAAACGACTAGCAGCAATATAATAAAGATAACTTGCACTTAATAAAACCAACCACTTATACTTCTTAGGAAACACCGTATAAAGAAGAAAAGTGCTTCCTAAAAAGAGTATTAAATAAACATAAGTTGTATAAGCCATACTATCCTTCGTCTTGTAAACGTGTAATTAATGCATAAATTGTTTCAATAGATTTAAAATTTTCAGGCAATATATCTAAAGGTGTGATTTCGATATCAAACTCATCATTCAATTCAACTGTTAAATTCATAACATCTAATGAATCTAACAACCTATCTTCAATTAAATTTTTCTCATTTTCAAAATCAACTCCAGGTTTCAAACCCTTTAAAATATCTAATAATTCTTCCACTTTATTTTCCTCCCAATTCTTCATAATGACCCTTAAGCCATTTTCTATCAATTTTTCCGTTCTGATTATATGGCATTACTTTTACTTTGACAATAACATTCGGTTTCATGTAGTCTGGAACTCTCAACGAAATGCCTTCCATAATACTAATATCATCAATTTTCCCAGTATATATCAAAACAATCTTATCTTTCATTTCATCAAAAATAACTGCACTGCTTTGAATTTTATCTAAAGAATTCACAGCTGCCTCAATTTCTCCTAACTCAATTCGATAACCCATATGTTTAATTTGAAAATCTTTACGAGTTATATAAATAAGTTCACCACTTTCATTATACTTAACAAGATCACCCGTTTTATAAATGATTTCAGGATAAGCCTTATTTAAAGGATTTTGTACAAAAACTTCTTTTGTTTTCATTTCATTATTATAATAACCCATTGCCAAGAATGACCCTCTTACACATAATTCTCCTTCACGATTATCCAAGACTTCATGATTATTCTCATCAAGTAAGAATATATCACAATTATTACAGGACTTACCAATTGGTAAAATTTCATCATCTTTAAATTCCCTATCAATAATATAATACGTGCATATATCAGTTGTTTCTGTAGGACCAAATAAGTTTGCATACAAAGCATTTGGAATTTTGTGAATCCAATAATTTAATTGCTTGGTTGGCATGACCTCTCCAGCAAACAAAACTTTATCTACATAATCCAATGCCATATAATCTAAAACTTTTAGATTTGCAACTATACATAGTGCTGAAGGTACCCAATAAATGGTGTTTACCTTTTTTATGTTCATATACTCAATCAGTTTAATTGGAAATGAAAATAATGATTTTGGTATAATATGCAAAGTGGCTCCAGACATAATTGTGCTATACACATCAGAAACAGACATACTGAAGTAAAATGGTGTTTGACTCCCAAACTGAGTTTGATCTGTTATATCAAATGTTTCTTTATACCAAGTCGCATAATTGATAACACTACGATGTGATAAAATAGCACCTTTAGGAACACCAGTTGAGCCAGAGGTAAACAAAGCGTATAAAGGATCAGTATCGATCATCTGTTGTCTAATAAGAGATAACCCATCTTCATCAATATTAATATTGATGAGGTCTTCAAAATAATAGACTTTGTCATGAAGTTTTTGTGCAACTTCCTGATGTTGATAATCTGATACTAAAGCAAGTGGCTGTAAAGTCTCAAAAATCTTTTCAATACGATCTAATGGCATCATTGAATCAATAACCACATAGAAATTACCACTATAAACAACTCCAAAAAAAGCTGTTAAACTCTCTACTGTTTTATCCATAAGAACTGCAATAGGTTGTCTTGTTTTATGAAGTTCTAATAATTGAGTTCCGATTTTTTTAGAATATTGAATACATTCTCCATATGTTAATTCTCTATTTTGATCAGTAAATACTGATTTTGTAAAATATTTATTTGATGATTCTTCTAAATACTCTAAAATATTTTTCATCAATTCACCTACTTTCTCTTTAAGCATTTATAATATTAACAGACTCGTGTGTATATCTTGTGAAAAAATTTATAAGAATTTCTAAAGAAAAAGAATGACAAATGTCACTCTTTTAACAAATCTTATCTTTTCCACCCATATATGGACGTAAAGCCTTAGGAATATCAATTGTTCCATCTTCGTTATAATTATTTTCAATAAAGGCAATTAATGCACGTGTACTTGCAAGAACTGTATTATTCAAAGTTGCCACATAATAAGTTCCTTCCTGCCCTTTAGTACGAATACCTAAACGTCTTGCCTGAGCATCACCTAAAGTTGAACAAGACCCTACTTCAAAATACTTTTGTTGTCGAGGAGACCATGCTTCAACATCACAAGACTTTTCTTTCAAATCAGCTAAATCACCACTACAACATTCTAGTGTTCTCACAGGAATATCTAGGCTTCTAAACAATTCAACAGTATATGACCACATCTTATCATACCATTCCATTGCATCTTCTGGCTTACATAAAACAACCATTTCTTGTTTTTCAAATTGATGAACTCTGTAGATACCTCTTTCTTCAATACCATGAGCTCCAACTTCCTTTCTAAAACATGGAGAATAAGAAGTCATTGTAATTGGTAAATCATCTTCCTTAACAATTTGATCCTTAAACTTACCAATCATACTATGTTCACTTGTCCCAATTAAATATAAGTCTTCACCTTCAATTTTATACATCATTGCATCCATTTCTTCAAAAGACATGACACCAGTAACAACATCACTTCTTATCATAAATGGTGGAATACAATAAGTAAAACCTTTATCAATCATGAAATCTCGAGCATAAGAAATCATTGCAGAAGATAATCTTGCTATATCACCCATTAAATAATAGAAGCCATTCCCACTTGTTCTACCACTTGCATCTTTATCTAATCCATTAAATTTAGTAATAATATCAGCATGATATGGAATTTCATATGCTGGCACAATAGGCTCTCCATATTTTTGAATCTCTACATTTTCACTATCGTCTTTTCCAACTGGAACAGAATCATCAATAAAATTAGGAATTTTCATCATAATTTCTTTCAATTTTGGACCTAATTCAATCTCTTTTTCTTCCAACTCTTTTAATAATTTAGCCATTTCATTGACTTTTTCCTTATTTTGTTCAGCTAAATCTTTTTTTCCTTCACGCATAAATTGACCAATCTCTTTAGATAATTTATTACGCATAGCACGAAGTTCACTCGCTTTTGTTAAAGTTTCACGATAAACTTTATCTAAATCAAAAGCCTCATCTACTAAATGTAAACGATCATGTTGAAATTTTTTCTTCATATTTTCTTTGACAAGTTCAGGATTTTCTCTTAATTTTGCAATATCAATCATTTTATCTCTCTCCTTATTATAAAATAAAAACACC harbors:
- the serS gene encoding serine--tRNA ligase; the encoded protein is MIDIAKLRENPELVKENMKKKFQHDRLHLVDEAFDLDKVYRETLTKASELRAMRNKLSKEIGQFMREGKKDLAEQNKEKVNEMAKLLKELEEKEIELGPKLKEIMMKIPNFIDDSVPVGKDDSENVEIQKYGEPIVPAYEIPYHADIITKFNGLDKDASGRTSGNGFYYLMGDIARLSSAMISYARDFMIDKGFTYCIPPFMIRSDVVTGVMSFEEMDAMMYKIEGEDLYLIGTSEHSMIGKFKDQIVKEDDLPITMTSYSPCFRKEVGAHGIEERGIYRVHQFEKQEMVVLCKPEDAMEWYDKMWSYTVELFRSLDIPVRTLECCSGDLADLKEKSCDVEAWSPRQQKYFEVGSCSTLGDAQARRLGIRTKGQEGTYYVATLNNTVLASTRALIAFIENNYNEDGTIDIPKALRPYMGGKDKIC
- a CDS encoding AMP-binding protein, whose translation is MKNILEYLEESSNKYFTKSVFTDQNRELTYGECIQYSKKIGTQLLELHKTRQPIAVLMDKTVESLTAFFGVVYSGNFYVVIDSMMPLDRIEKIFETLQPLALVSDYQHQEVAQKLHDKVYYFEDLININIDEDGLSLIRQQMIDTDPLYALFTSGSTGVPKGAILSHRSVINYATWYKETFDITDQTQFGSQTPFYFSMSVSDVYSTIMSGATLHIIPKSLFSFPIKLIEYMNIKKVNTIYWVPSALCIVANLKVLDYMALDYVDKVLFAGEVMPTKQLNYWIHKIPNALYANLFGPTETTDICTYYIIDREFKDDEILPIGKSCNNCDIFLLDENNHEVLDNREGELCVRGSFLAMGYYNNEMKTKEVFVQNPLNKAYPEIIYKTGDLVKYNESGELIYITRKDFQIKHMGYRIELGEIEAAVNSLDKIQSSAVIFDEMKDKIVLIYTGKIDDISIMEGISLRVPDYMKPNVIVKVKVMPYNQNGKIDRKWLKGHYEELGGK
- a CDS encoding acyl carrier protein, with protein sequence MEELLDILKGLKPGVDFENEKNLIEDRLLDSLDVMNLTVELNDEFDIEITPLDILPENFKSIETIYALITRLQDEG
- a CDS encoding MBOAT family O-acyltransferase; this encodes MAYTTYVYLILFLGSTFLLYTVFPKKYKWLVLLSASYLYYIAASRLWLIVFLFMTTLTVYLSAIWLDKINDLFQSVKKLLDRDQKKSFKEKLLWQKKMVMILMLLINIGTLAFLKYFNFFGDVLNFALLDHMNMHIPMLKLFLPLGISFYTLQAVSYVIDVYRGKYKADRNFGRVALFLAFFPTIVEGPIARYDQVAQQLFEGHSFHYVNLTQGAQLILWGMFKKIVIADRANMLVNHVFNDYTKFSGLSVIIAVIFYTIQLYTEFSGAMDIVRGSAQIFSVNLPENFRQPFFAKSINEFWQRWHITLGAWLRDYVFYSVSLSNPFKKFNHFVRKHCNEYFSKLLPATTALFFVWICNGLWHGASIKYVMYGMYYYTIMVIGMFMEPVFIKVSEKLHICKERNYFRVFQILRTVFIVNIGMLIFRADNLSIAFDMFISCFRNISFQIHPLTHLGLSSLDMLIVILGIIVVFIVGVMKEKGFHIRESVAKWHIVPRWTFYIAGLFIVIIFGAYGRGYDIASFIYAQF